In Mauremys reevesii isolate NIE-2019 linkage group 20, ASM1616193v1, whole genome shotgun sequence, the following are encoded in one genomic region:
- the LOC120387533 gene encoding fibrinogen-like protein 1-like protein produces MAAQHLLLLTCLLALSATVLTLEIENPNIFNGTLDKILNLSPRDPVPVHSLGHGRGKRASDTRPPAGRTWPKDCSEIPSDSPSGIYLIQPTGLPQLVVYCDMNQTAGGWTVLQRNRHNTHITWAESWTTYKYGFGNVHDDYWLGMEYIYQIAKQKVYQVRFVIHNSTGTMKYADYNLFGLEDESNGYRLRLGSYTGTAGDAMTSNDPTYVHDNMKFSTKDLDQDTYSGNCASSYGGGWWYSACYSAQLNVKGGITWGSFCSGNCQASAILIKPASYC; encoded by the exons ATGG ctgcccagcacctcctgctcctCACCTGCCTGCTGGCCCTGTCAGCCACAGTTCTCACCCTGGAAATAGAAAACCCGAATATCTTCAATGGAACTTTAGATAAAATTCTGAACCTCAGCCCAAGGGATCCTGTGCCTG TGCACAGTCTGGGACATGGCCGGGGGAAGCGAGCCAGTGACACCCGACCACCAGCAGGACGTA cctggCCCAAGGACTGCAGTGAGATCCCCTCAGACAGCCCCAGTGGTATATACCtcatccagcccacaggactGCCCCAGCTCGTGGTGTACTGTGACATGAACCAAACAGCCGGGGGCTGGACGGTCCTCCAGCGGAACCGGCACAACACGCACATCACCTGGGCCGAGTCCTGGACCACCTACAAGTACGGCTTTGGCAACGTGCACGATGACTACTGGCTGGGGATGGAGTACATCTATCAGATCGCCAAGCAGAAGGTCTACCAGGTCAGGTTTGTCATTCATAATTCAACCGGCACCATGAAATACGCAGACTACAACCTCTTCGGTCTGGAAGACGAGTCCAACGGCTATAGGCTGAGGCTGGGCTCTTACACGGGGACTGCAGGGGACGCCATGACTTCAAACGATCCAACCTACGTTCATGACAACATGAAGTTCTCCACTAAAGACCTGGATCAGGACACTTACAGTGGGAACTGTGCGTCTAGCTATGGTGGGGGCTGGTGGTACTCAGCTTGTTATTCTGCTCAACTGAACGTCAAAGGGGGCATCACTTGGGGTAGTTTCTGTAGTGGGAACTGCCAAGCCTCTGCCATCCTCATCAAACCAGCGTCTTACTGTTag
- the LOC120387593 gene encoding fibrinogen-like protein 1-like protein, with product MTRFCTTPVQSAEHGGGTSVTSQSGFPRDCSYIPRDSPSGVYAIQPAGSPPRVVWCDMDTEGKGWTVVQRNSYNTEITWTESWSTYKYGFGNVQKDYWLGNEYLSLLTRQNTYKVRFVVEDKSNNTRYAEYDIFSVGDEPSGYPLRLGRYSGNGTDYFTTYHASVGGIHDNMKFSTTDKDQDQSSGNCASSYGGWWYDKCQNVQMNGKGYIYWAGFCSSGECKSSTILVKPADVC from the exons ATGACTCGTTTCTGCACAACCCCTGTCCAGAGCGCTGAGCATGGGGGTGGCACGAGTGTCACTTCCCAGAGTG GGTTCCCCAGAGACTGCAGCTACATTCCCAGGGACAGCCCCAGTGGGGTCTATGCCATCCAGCCGGCAGGCTCTCCCCCTCGGGTGGTGTGGTGTGACATGGACACCGAAGGCAAAGGCTGGACCGTTGTCCAGAGAAATTCTTACAACACAGAGATCACCTGGACGGAGTCCTGGAGCACCTACAAGTACGGCTTTGGGAACGTGCAGAAGGATTACTGGCTGGGCAACGAGTACCTGTCCCTGCTCACGCGGCAGAACACCTACAAGGTCCGCTTTGTCGTGGAGGACAAATCCAACAACACCCGCTACGCGGAGTACGACATCTTCAGTGTCGGGGATGAGCCCAGTGGGTACCCGCTGAGGCTGGGCAGGTACTCTGGGAACGGCACGGACTATTTTACCACCTACCATGCCAGCGTGGGGGGCATACACGACAATATGAAGTTCAGCACAACTGACAAGGATCAGGACCAGTCCAGTGGGAATTGCGCAAGTAGCTATGGGGGCTGGTGGTACGACAAGTGTCAGAACGTCCAGATGAATGGGAAAGGCTACATCTACTGGGCAGGATTCTGTAGTTCCGGAGAGTGCAAATCCTCCACCATTCTGGTTAAACCAGCAGACGTGTGCTGA